The genomic window GGCCTCCCGGTGTTCCGGGCAAGCTGTCTGCACATGTCCCGTCATCAGGGCCATGGTGCTGGCCATCAAGGCTTCGGCGGTTGGAATGAGGTATTCCTCGTCTTGCGGCTTCCAATGCGTGGGCATCGTCATCTCCTTGTGGAAACAGGTATCACAGCGAGACCTGAAATTAAAGTATATGCGAATCATTCTCATTAACAAGAAAATCCCGCGCTTCAAATACGGGATTTTTTTAGATCCATTCGATTCGCTTCGACAAGCCCCAAAGGGATAATGAATGTTTCAAAAAGGAGTACCCCCATGAAAGGCGACGCCCAAGTCATCGGCCACCTGCAGGCCCAGCTCAAGAACGAACTCACCGCCATCAACCAATACTTTTTGCACTACCGCATGTACAAGCATTGGGGCTTCGAGAAGCTGGCGAAAAAGGAGTACAGCGAATCCATCGGTGAGATGAAGCACGCCGACATGCTGATGGACCGCATCTTCATGCTCGACGGCCTGCCCAACCTGCAAGACATGGCAAAAATCATGGTCGGCGAAACCGTGCCCGAGGCGTTGGAGTGCGACCTGAAGGCAGAAATGGGTGCACAAATCACCATCAAAGCTGGCATTGCCCACTGCGAGTCGGTGCGCGACTATGTGTCCCGTGATCTGCTCCAAAAAATTCTGGATGACACTGAAGAGCACATCGACTTTCTAGAAACCCAGATCGACCTGATCGACAAAGTGGGCCTACCCAACTATCTGCAGTCCCAGATGGGCGAACTCTCCTAATTCGCTCCCCTTCAACGCTGATGACCTCAGCGTTTTTTTGTGCAATTTATTGAGAACGATTTGCATTAAGATGTGCATTTAGCTTTGCACTTTGCAGAAAGACTCTATGCACAAACGCACCTTCCTCCAAGGAACCCTACTCGCAGCCACCCTCTTGAGCGGACTCCCCTTGCGGGCGCAGACCGTTGATACCGCCAGCGTCGTGCGCAACTACGCAGAATTGGTCTCGGCCAACTACCAGGATGTTTTGGCCAGTGCACTGAGCCTGCAAAAGGCCATCAAAGCCCTGACGGCTGCCCCGAGCGCTCAAAGCTTGGACGATGCGAAAAAAGCATGGCTGGCTGCCCGCGCGTTTTACGGCCAGACCGAAGCCTTTCGCTTCTACAGCGGCCCGATTGATGACGACAAGGGCCCCGAGGGACGACTCAACGCCTGGCCTCTGGATGAGTCCTACATTGACAGCGTGGCCGGCAAGCCCAAAGCCGGCATCGTCAACAACCGGAAGATCACGATCAACAAAGCCACCCTCGCCAAGCTGAACGAGCGCGGCGGCGAAGAAAACATTGCCGCCGGTTGGCACGCCATTGAGTTTCTGCTGTGGGGTCAAGACCAAAGCGACACCGGACCAGGCAACCGCTCTTTTGAAGACTTTGTGGATGGCAAAACCGCCAACGCGGATCGCCGCCGCACCTACCTGAATGTAGTGACCGAGCTGCTGATAGATGACCTGGGCTTCCTCGTCAAAGCGTGGGCACCTGCCAGCAAAAACTACCGTGCGCGGTTCGAGCAAGGCGGCATCCAGTCGGTGCGCAAAATGATCGTCGGCTTAGGCTCATTGTCCCGTGGCGAACTGGCCGGAGAGCGCCTGGAAGTCGCCATGAACACCCAGGACAAAGAAGACGAACACTCCTGCTTCTCTGACAACACCCACCGCGATGCTGCCACCAACGCGCAGGGCATCCAAAACGTCTGGCTCGGCAGCTACCAGCGCCTGGACGGTACTTCGCTGCAAGGCCCCTCGCTTAAAGACCTGGTGGCGCTCAAAAACCCGGCCCTTGCAGACAAAGTGAGTCAACAAATCGCCAGAAGCGTGGCCTATGCCAACGCGATCCAGGCTCCGTTTGACCGAGAGATCTTGGGCGCCAAAGACGCGCCTGGGCGCATCCGGGTGCAAAAGACGATCGATAGCCTGGTCCAGCAATCCAAAGACTTGACCGAAGCAGCCGCCGCTTTGGGCATCCACAAGTTGGCCCAAGCGCAATGAAGCTGCGCGCCCGTCAAAAACTGGGGCTGCTGATCGCGGCGGCCGGCGCAGTTGCCGCATTGCTCTGGCCCGTATGGGGCCACAGCAACAGTGACACCGCTGGCCGCAGTCAAGGCGAACTGACCGCGGACCAAGTGACTGCATTTGTCACCGGGCGCAATGCATTTTCGATGCCACTGCCCACCCTGGACGACGAGGAGCGGGCCCGGTTTGCCGTGGGTAATTCTTTCTTCCGCCGCAATTGGGTGGAGGCACCAGCTTCTACCACCGCCCGCGACGGCTTAGGCCCCCACTTTATTGCCCGCT from Rhodoferax potami includes these protein-coding regions:
- a CDS encoding imelysin family protein, whose amino-acid sequence is MHKRTFLQGTLLAATLLSGLPLRAQTVDTASVVRNYAELVSANYQDVLASALSLQKAIKALTAAPSAQSLDDAKKAWLAARAFYGQTEAFRFYSGPIDDDKGPEGRLNAWPLDESYIDSVAGKPKAGIVNNRKITINKATLAKLNERGGEENIAAGWHAIEFLLWGQDQSDTGPGNRSFEDFVDGKTANADRRRTYLNVVTELLIDDLGFLVKAWAPASKNYRARFEQGGIQSVRKMIVGLGSLSRGELAGERLEVAMNTQDKEDEHSCFSDNTHRDAATNAQGIQNVWLGSYQRLDGTSLQGPSLKDLVALKNPALADKVSQQIARSVAYANAIQAPFDREILGAKDAPGRIRVQKTIDSLVQQSKDLTEAAAALGIHKLAQAQ
- the bfr gene encoding bacterioferritin, which gives rise to MKGDAQVIGHLQAQLKNELTAINQYFLHYRMYKHWGFEKLAKKEYSESIGEMKHADMLMDRIFMLDGLPNLQDMAKIMVGETVPEALECDLKAEMGAQITIKAGIAHCESVRDYVSRDLLQKILDDTEEHIDFLETQIDLIDKVGLPNYLQSQMGELS